From one Gossypium hirsutum isolate 1008001.06 chromosome D08, Gossypium_hirsutum_v2.1, whole genome shotgun sequence genomic stretch:
- the LOC107900875 gene encoding mitogen-activated protein kinase homolog MMK2-like isoform X1: protein MSMGPGDQSIKGIPTHGGRYVQYNVYGNLFEVPSKYVAPLRPIGRGAYGIVCAAVNSETQEEVAIKKIGNAFDNRIDAKRTLREIKLLRHMDHENVVAIKDIIRPPQWENFNDVYLVYELMDTDLHQIIRSNQPLTDDHCRYFLYQILRGLKYVHSANVLHRDLKPSNLFLNANCDLKIGDFGLARTTSETDFMTEYVVTRWYRAPELLLNCSEYTAAIDIWSVGCILGEIMSRQPLFPGKDYVHQLRLITELIGSPDDSSLGFLRSDNARRYVRQLPQNPRQNFSSRFPNLSPGAIDLLEKMLIFDPHRRITVDGALCHPYLAPLHDINEEPVCPRPFSFDFEQPSFTEENIKELIYRESVKFNPDPMY, encoded by the exons ATGTCAATGGGGCCAGGGGATCAAAGCATCAAAGGTATACCAACTCATGGTGGACGCTATGTTCAGTACAACGTTTATGGTAACCTCTTCGAAGTTCCCTCAAAATATGTTGCTCCTCTTCGCCCCATCGGCCGTGGTGCTTATGGTATTGTCTG TGCTGCTGTGAATTCAGAGACACAGGAGGAGGTTGCTATCAAGAAAATCGGTAATGCATTTGACAACCGGATCGATGCCAAAAGGACATTGCGAGAGATCAAGCTTCTTCGTCACATGGATCACGAAAAT GTGGTTGCCATCAAGGACATCATACGGCCTCCACAGTGGGAGAACTTTAATGATGTTTACCTCGTTTATGAACTGATGGACACTGATCTTCATCAAATTATAAGATCCAATCAACCATTGACAGATGATCATTGTCGG TACTTTCTATATCAGATTCTTCGAGGGCTCAAATATGTACATTCAGCAAATGTTTTGCATCGCGATTTAAAGCCTAGCAATTTATTTCTAAACGCGAATTGTGACCTTAAAATTGGAGACTTTGGGCTTGCAAGGACAACATCTGAAACTGATTTCATGACAGAATATGTTGTTACTCGTTGGTACCGGGCACCGGAATTGCTTCTGAATTGTTCTGAATACACCGCTGCAATTGATATTTGGTCGGTGGGCTGCATACTTGGCGAAATCATGAGTAGACAACCCCTCTTCCCTGGCAAAGACTACGTGCATCAGTTGAGGCTTATCACAGAG CTTATAGGTTCTCCTGATGATTCCAGCCTTGGGTTCCTTCGAAGTGACAATGCACGAAGATATGTTAGACAGCTTCCACAAAACCCAAGGCAAAATTTCTCGTCTAGATTTCCTAACTTGTCACCTGGTGCTATTGATCTGCTAGAAAAGATGCTCATCTTTGATCCCCATAGGCGCATTACAG TGGATGGGGCTCTATGCCACCCTTACTTGGCACCACTTCATGACATCAATGAGGAGCCAGTTTGCCCAAGGCCTTTCAGTTTTGATTTCGAGCAACCATCTTTTACTGAAGAAAACATCAAGGAGCTAATTTATAGGGAATCGGTAAAATTCAATCCAGACCCAATGTATTAA